Genomic segment of Peromyscus leucopus breed LL Stock chromosome 23, UCI_PerLeu_2.1, whole genome shotgun sequence:
tggactctagacggtggaggttgactgagaaGAGCTCCatagaacaccactggactgcaatagaccttccccagacccccatgATCTACCtaccccttcatttgtaagtcacccactaaattaatcttccttttaactacgtggagtggccttaataatttcaccaatatattttctaataactcaggacttgtccaggcatgtcaatAGTTtttggttagtggctcaatactggacaacagagatttaactcaggcaggcaatatggcatggctcttaaaTTTGTCCTTGGTAGAGGACATACTGAGCCAGAATTATATAATcctgtaaaaaaataataataaggaccagagagatggctctgcaatCAGGAGCACTGATGGGCTTGTGTGGGACCCAGGCTCAGGTCCAGCAGCcacggggcagctcacaactgcttatgaCTCCAGTTCTGGAGAATCAGacccctcctctggtctctgtaggcactgcTCACATTcagttcacagacacacatgcaggcaaagggctcatatacataaaataaaagtcaatattattaaaaggaaaacaaaaatcacattgtCAGGGCAACTTAGGCCGAAGGAAATGGGTCCAGGGCAAtatggcagagacagaagggacttCATTGCCTGCGTAGGTGAATACAGTGGAATTTTTTCAAGGAGTCATCTGAGTTGACTTAGAGGGTAAATGTGCCAGCTGTTGTGAACATGGGGTGAGCATGGAACCCCAACCCACAGGCTATTAGACTCCAACAGAAACTCTGAACCAGATCTTCAGATGTGACCATTGGGGGGGGGACTGGGCATTTAAGACAAGGGAGATGTGGGGGCACTCAGAGGGGACAAGGGTCCTACCTGTGACCAGAGTGACTAGCAGAAGGAGTTTCATCCTGAGTAAGGGGAGGACTCAGTGACTTCTCTTTATAGTCCTGTGGCTGTGCTCTGACAGTGTCCATTCAGCACACGGGGCCTGGGActactgtgtgtgtagcacagaagtagaatatgtgcaccctcacacacagtcccGACCTGCAGAGCTACTGTAGGTGGTGACAGAGCCTGAATCAGTGctgtcacagagacagagaaaggactAGCTCAACACCCCAACCAGCTCAAGTCAGTGACAGGCAAAGTGCCAAGTCCCTCCCCCATGGATGCTTTGACATCATAAATAGATATAGACATTGTTCCTGAGGTTGGGTCTGAGGGATTCTGATAGTGACGTGTGTGGCCCCAGGTAAGAGTAGCTCACTCCTACAATCCTCCATGTTAAATGTATAAAGTACATGCTATCTGTCCCAAGAACCTACACAGCCTATGAGGTAGGTCCAGTTACACATTCAatctttaattaattaaccaaCTAATtaatgtgtgttgttgttgtaaaagagagacagagtcagagacagagacagagagcacttgtgtgcacatgtggaggtcagagaagatcTCTgcggagtcaggtctctccttcctttAAATGGGTTCCAGGAATAAACTCAGGTCAAGAAACTTGTATTGCAGGCTGCATCTCACTAACCTACAAACTTCATTTAAGAACTGGAAAtgaaggcaggtggtggtggtgatggtggcggcagcggcagcggcggtggcgggGCATGCCTTTAAAgtcaacactcaggaggaagaggcaggcaaacATCTGAGTTTCAGGCTAACCTGCTCTACTGAGTGAATTTAAGGAGAGCAGgacatacacaaagaaacactgtataaaaaaacaaaaatatttaaagacagaaaacaaatgccTGCTTAACAGCCAATATGATGTAGGCAATCTTTCAGCTGAGGTTCTCCCTACCCAGTGTGTGAAGCTGACAATCAACCATTGCAGGGACATGAGAGATggtcagcacttaagagcactttctgctcttcctcaGGAATGGGTTCTATTATCAGCAACCTCGTGGTGGCTGGTGAACAATGTCTGCTGGACCAAGTCCCTCTGTCCTCAGCCTTTGACCATCTGTCATGTAACCTGAAACATACCATCCTAGCACCTCTTTTCCCCCCACTACTCACCCCTTCCACAGATAAAAACCATGTAGGGGTGAGTTGATTTAGTTTTCCCCATACTCAAGAACCCCCCTACACTTCCAGTGCGACTGAGGATGGCGGACCCAGGTACTACATGTCAGTGTGCCTTCACAGGGGCTCTAGCTGCACCCGGGGATCACCAGGCCTCTCCTTGGGAGTGGTGAGGCCTCAGTTTGGGACACAGATGGGGAATGAGGTTGGGGGTGAAAAGGCAGAGGACTGGGCAGCTGTTCactaaaggagaagagagagagcgagaACCACAGAGCCTTTAGCCAATGAGAAATCTTATTCCAGAAACTGATTGACCAGAATACCAGAGATTAACCTGGCTTCACCTGCAGGGTGCTGTgagagagaaaggtagagaaGAGGAAGTGTCCCTTTTGTACGTTACAAAAAAGTTAGGCTGCTGTGTGCTTCAGCAGGACAACTATCCTATGCTGTATGCATAGGCACAGTGAAGACACAGAGGCCACCAAGATGTAATCCTGACTTCGGGTCATTTACAGTCAGTCCAGTTTGGTTTCCATGTCCTACACTGATCCCACAACAAAAGCACTTTGAGTCCCGTATTTTTAGAGCCAAGATGTTCCTTTAGTGCCCATGTGacactgcttctttctctcttctcttcccctcttccctctctgtcttctctttccttccctccctacaactccccactcttcctccccttctccttctgtttctctctaccCCCCTATGTATCTCAGACTGAGttcttcctttgttgtttttaggaacacagtttctttgtgtaatagtcctgaatgtcctggaactcgatttttAGACCAGGTcgtccttgaactcaagagatctgcctgcctctgccactgcctcctctgcttctgcctctgcctctgcctctgcctctgcctctgcctcaacctctgcctcctctgcctctgcatcccattTGCTGGGATGGAGGGATGGCTGTGTTCATCACCCACTCTCAAGGTGCTCCCCTAAAGACAATGTCTTTCCCATTAACCTGAAGTTTTCAGGGCTACAGAATGATGTTTTCTGAGGATCTAGTTATGTTCTGCAGACAGAGACTACAATTACTGCAGCCAAGCTCTTTCAACAGGTGCTTTATTAGAGGACACAGTGTGTAGTGAAGACAACCAGACAGGCAGGGATGGTGTCCAGTAACTGAGGTGACAAATCTAACAGGAATTGCCTTTGTATTGCTTATTGTATggagcctggaagaagcagatggCAGCTTCATGGTCACGGTAGCAGATGAAGGCCTCATGGAGCTTGTTTTTGTctgcagagaaacaagaaaggaagttgAGAGGAGTCCATACCCTGCTCACTACAATTTATAACCAAAAGGAACTGGTGGATCTCCCATTGGTACAGACTCAGGATTGAGAGACAAAGCACACAAAAGGACATTGGGTTGTCCAAATCACTGGAACACACTGATAATAAGAACATTAGTTGTTgtagctggggagatggcacagttggtaaTGTGGTTGACATACAATCATGAGGGCCTGACCTAGGATGCCCAGAGACCATGTAAAAGACAAGGTGTGCTTGGGGCATCTGTAACTCTTTTAATAAGTGGGGAGCACGGATCCCAACAACTTGTTGGATGGTCAAGGTatctaaaggtgtgtgtcatgtTTAGTGGGAGACCCAGCATCTAAACACATGGTGGACAGTGACTGAAGACGACACGGGATGCAAACtcattcctacacataaaaataagcacATACATTTAAACGTAAAACCAGGAAAACCACAAATACCAACTACCACTTCTAAAATTATATGATTTAAgacaatccacctgcctccacctccccagtgctaggattacagtggtgcaccaccacactcaattCATGTGTTCTGGAGGTgaaacccagagctctgtgcatCTGAATCCTCACCCGTAAAATGGGAATTATAAATCTTGCCCTGCATAGGTGTTTAGTCCATTGGCTTATATCCAATGATGCCGCTCTCCATTGTTAAGTCAATATGGAATCAGTATAACACAGCAGCTAATAGGAGAAGCTTTGGGCAGGTAAGATGGCTCAAGGAATAAAGGCACTCTGAATCCGAGCTCTatccctaggactcacatggttaaaagagagaacagacacaCTATCCTCAGACCTGCACACCTGGATTGTGGCACAGAAATGTCTCACccaaacaaatacatacaatcttaaaaagttttttaaaaaatagtctttagaATGAAGTAGATGTGTGTTCgaagctgggtgaccttgggcaagtggcCCTGCCTTCCTCAATTTTTCATCAGTGACCTCATCTATATTTAAGTGTCTACCTAATAAGGTTGTTGTGAGGTCAAATGAGACCAAGGAAATGATCACTAAATGGTGAGTGTATTTGTTACTTCCCTGTGCCTTCCAAAGACACAGAGGACAAAGTAGAAACCAGAGGTTCCAGAGGTTAGACCTACCACTGTAGGTGAACTCATTCCCAGAGCATGAGTATGAGTAGAAGAATGTGTAGGGGTCGTTTCTGAGTAAGGTGCAATTTTTCCAGTTCTTGACCTTAGCGTGACAGTGGTCATGAGTCTGGCATCaccaagagagaggaagaaacagctgaGGGAGGACTATGGACGCTCAGGAGTTCAGTTCTCACCTGCAGTCTTTCTGAAACATGTAAAGATGACATAAATATGATGTTCcagaagaaatcatcctgaggCTTGAAAATCTGTGATTTCTACCAATCATATATTTATGGAAAGCAACTTctgtggggtgtggtggtattcacCATTAATCCGAGTACTTGGtatgcagaggcagatggatctctgagttcaaggcttgcaTGGTCTcagaaagaattataaaaaacctagggctacacagagaatccctgtctggaaacaaacaaacaaaaataataaagaaactaaacaaaacacacaatgTTTGGTGGACATGCATGTGTCCTGCACCAGCCTCATGAGATGTCTGCTTGTGTCCTGTCCCCACCTGAACCCAGACACTCCAGTCTCCCACCTGATGGATCACTCACCTGTCTAACTCATCCACAAGAGTGCCCGAGCACCCCAAGCCACAGTAGGAGCCATGGTTGTTGTAGTCCAACAAGGGATCAATGCCGGTCATCAGGCACTTGATCATATTTCAGAACTGCCACACAGCCCGAGGGCTGATGCTGTGTGCAGTAGTGCCTGCTGCAAGAATGCACAGCGACTCCATCAGTCTCACTTTGCTTTACCTGCCTGCTAGCTTCCTCCTTGACCTCTACCAGATGCTGCATCAGGAGAGCAGTGaatagatgcatgtgtgtgtgtgtgtgtgtgtgcgtgtgcgtgtgcgtgtgtgtgtgtgtgtgtgtgtgtgtgtgtgtgtgtgtccataccaGTTAACAAGCAAGCATTAGTGAGACTCAAAAGTTATGCTACACACTCGAGAAAAGAGGACAGCTTtagggagttggttttctccctccACTGTGTAGATcttggagaccaaactcaggtcacctgaCTTGCAGAGGAAACTGATCACCTATTTGACACAGGGAGTTGCCCTATAACCCAGGCTAGTCTCTGACTCTGTAGCAACCCTCTGGAATCACCTTGCTGAGTGGTAGGATTATAAATGGACACCACTGGAATAGGCTGGGGTGACTCCCCAGGACTAAATTCTATAGACATTGCCTTTTGCCTTGCTTGCCTGCTCATTTCTCAAggtcaggacagacagacaccacactgtgagctaccctgtgggcCCTGTGTTGAGGAGCTGAGAACACTCTCCAGTCAGCAGCCAGGGAAAAAGTGACCTCTTAGTTCAATAACCCAACAATCCAaccatctcttgagtttgaaagcTACACCACCACAACTCAAGCATAGAAGAAACCCTAACCTAAGCCAGCAGTGGGATTCATCACTGTTCTAGCTGAGACATTGTGCCAGAGAGGCAGCCAACACATGCTGATTGTTTTACACTCaaagaattagaaggaatctGTTGTATGGCCATGCACAGCTCATAGACAAGGATAATGGTCAGATCATCATTGTAATGTCAGCATTTGACACAACAAACTGTTCATCAGCTGAGGAGTAGGTAAATGACCAGGATTCAATCTGCAGTGGAATATGTGGTCACCATTAAAATGAAGGAGATCCAGGTACAGTAGTAATCACACTGTGCAGTCCCAGGACTCTAGAGGCTGAGGGAGGTAAttatctgagttcaaagccagaatggtctatagagtgaattccattGGTATTCGGAAAAAAACCCTCTCATGTAAAATGCCAGGGGAAAAAAATTGCAGCCCTAAACCAAAACTTCAGGTGTGAACATTGTGGAACTGTGCATTGAAGACAAGGGAAATAGTGAGTCACCCAGACGGGACAAGGGTCCTACCTGTGAGCAGAGAGACCAGCAGAAGGAGTTTCATCCTGAGTGTGTGGAGGACTCAAGTGACTTCCCTCTTTATGGTTCTGtgtgtaatcctaacacttgagaggctgatgCAAGTCTTGGCTAGAATGTTGAGTTGAAGGACATCCTGAGCCAGAATGATATaatcctatatttaaaaaaaataagagacagagagatgcctCTGAGGTCAGGAGAAATTTTTGGGCTTGTGTTGGACCCAGGCTCAGGTCCAGCAGTCACCAGGCAGCgaacaactgcttataactccagtaGGATCAGACCCCTCCTCTGGCCCCAGTAGGTACTGCTCACATTcagttcacagacacacatacaggtaaagggcttatataaagaatataaaagtTGATATTattaaaaggagaagaaaaacacattGTCAGGGACCTTAGGCCAAGGAAGTGGGTCCAGGACAAtatggcagagacagaaggggcttcATTGCTTGTGTAGCTGACTGTAGAGGACTTTCCTAAGAAGTCATATGAGTTGACTTTAGAGGGTAAAGGTGTCAGCTGTTGTGAACATGGGTGAGCATGAAACCCCAACCCACACAAAACATGAACCCCAAACCAGAACTTCAGAGGTGTGACCAGCAGGGACTGCACATTGAAGACAAGGGAGATGTGGGGGCACTCAGAGGGGACAAGGGTCCTACCTGTGAGCAGAGTGACTAGCAGAAGGAGTTTCATCCCGAGTGAAGGGAGGACTCAGGGACTTCTTTTTATATTCCTGTAGCTGTGCTCTGACAGTGTCCAGTCAGCACACGGGGCCTGTGActactgtgtgtgtagcacagaattagaatatgtgcaccctcacacacagtcccTACCTGCAGAGCTGCTGTAGATGGTGACAGAGCCTGAATCAGTGCTgtcacagagtcacagagaaagGGCTAGCTCAACACCCCAGCCAGCTCAAGTCAGTGACTGGCAAAGTGCCAAGTCCCTCTCCTGTGAATGCTTTGATATCATAAGAAGATATAGACATTGTTCCTGGGGATGGGTCTGAGGGATTGTGATAGTGATGTGTGGTCCCCAGAAGGAGTAGCTGGACCCTACAATCCTCCATGATAACTGTATAAACTACATGCTAAGTCTGTCCCAAGAACCTTACTCATCCTATAAGGTAGATCTAGTTACATATTCAatctttaattaattaaccaaTTAATTAATGTGCGTTGTTtgtgtgaaagagagacagagacagagagagcacttatgtgcacatgtgaagcTCAGAGAAGAACTCtgtggagtcaggtctctccttcttcctttaaatGGGTTCCAGGAATAAACTCCGGTCAAGAAACTTGTATTGTAGGCTAGATATTACTAACCTACAAACTTCATTTAAGAACAGGAAATgtaggcaggtggtggtggtggtggtggtggtggtagtggtggaatGCATGCATTTAATgtcaatactcaggaggcagaagcaaacaaATATCTGAGTTTCatgatagcctggtctacaaagtgaatttaaggacagcctgagatacacaaagaaacactgtctaaaaaacaaaacaaaaaacaaaaaaaatttcaaaagacaGACAGCAAATGCCTTCACAACAGATGTGCCCATAGGCCAATATAATGCAGGCAATCCTTCAGCTGAGGCTCTCCCTACCCAGAGTGTGAAGCTGAAAACCAACcattgcaggggctggagagatggctcagcacagaAGAGCACTTTCTATTCTTCCTGAGGAACAGGGTTCAGTTCtgagcaaccacgtggtggcttgAGAACAATGTCTGCagacccaatgccctcttgtCTCTGTGTTTGCATACTAGCATCTCTTTTTCCCCACTACTCACCTCTTCCCTGGATACAAACCATGTAGGGTGAGTTGAGTTGGTTTTCTCCATACTGAAGATTCCTCTACGGTTCCAGCAGGACTCTGGACAGCCACTGCCAGCTACTACCAGTCACTGCTGCTGGGCAGGCAGCTGCAGCTGCACCTGTTGCTCACCAGGCCTGACATTGGGAGGggtgagacctgagtttgagtcacGGGTGGGCATGAGGTTGGGGGTGAAAAGCCTGAGGACTGGGCAGCTGTTCACTATAGGAAAAGAGAGGTCCACATAGCCTGTTGCCAATGAGACATCTCAACCCTAAATCCTATTGATCAGGGAATCGGAGATTAACCTGGCTTCACCTAGGGTTGAGGGATAGAGAAATGTAGAGGAGACAAAGTATTCTCTTTTATGTGTTCAAAAAGTTAGGCTGCTGTGTACTTTACTGGGACACTTATCCTCTGACATGTATTTAGACACAGTGGAGATTCAAAGGTCACCAGGAAGTAATCCTGCCTTCAGGTCATTTACTCTTAGTCCAGTTTGGTTTCCTATATCCAACTTCTTATGATGAGAGCACAGCAGAAGAACTTTGAGTCCAGAATTTTTATGGCCAAGATGTTCCTTTAGTGGCCATGTGACACTGCTTATTTTTcgattctctcttccctccctctctgtattctctttccttccctccacacctctcccctccttcccccctctctttctctctacccactatgtatctcaggctgagttcttcttttgttgttgtttttagagacaaggtttctttgtgttatAATCTTCGCTGACCTGGAATTCaatttttagaccaggctgtccttgaactcaagagatctgcctctgcctctgcctctgcctctgcctctgcctctgcctctgcctctgcctctgcctcccatgtactgggatgAAAGTCGTGGCTAGTTCATCACCCACTCTTCAAGGTGCTTCATTAAAGACAATGTCTTTCCCATTATCCTGAAGATTCCATGGCTAGATGAAATGATGTTCTCTGAGGATCTAGTTATGTTCAGTAGACAAAGAATACACTCACCACAGTGGAGGTCTTTCCATGGGTGCTTATTAGAGGACACAGTGTGTAGTGAAGACAACCAGACAGGCAGGGATGG
This window contains:
- the LOC114687366 gene encoding phospholipase A2, minor isoenzyme-like, encoding MIKCLMTGIDPLLDYNNHGSYCGLGCSGTLVDELDRNDPYTFFYSYSCSGNEFTYSDKNKLHEAFICYRDHEAAICFFQAPYNKQYKGNSC